ACAGAAGCTGATTGCCGACCTTGCGGTCAAGGCCGACATTCTGGTCGAGAATTTCAAGGTGGGCGATCTCAAGCGGCGGGGCCTCGACTACGAGACGCTGAAAGCGCGCAACCCTGGTCTGATCTATTGTTCGATCTCCGGTTTCGGGCAGACCGGTCCCTATGCGCATCGCGCCGGATACGACTTCCTGATCCAGGGCATGGGCGGGATCATGTCGCTTACCGGGTTCCCGGATGACGAAGGCGGCACGGAGACCAAGTGCGGTGTCGGCATTGCCGATGTGATGTGCGGCATGTACGCCACCGTTTCGATCCTGGCCGCACTCAACCACCGCCATGCGAGAGGCGAAGGCCAGCACGTCGATATCTCCCTGCTCGACGCCCAGGTGTCGTGGCTGATCAACCAGGGTGTCGCCTATCTCGTTTCCGGAGATGTGCCCGGACGGCTCGGCAACGGTCATCCGACCATCGTGCCTTACGAAACCTTCCCGGCCGCGGACCGGTCATTCATCATCGCTGTCGGCAACGACACGCAGTTTCAGAAGTTCTGCGAGGTGGCGGGCGCACCCGAACTGGCAGCAGATCCGCTCTATGCAAAAAACGCCGACCGCGTTCGCAACCGCAAACAGCTGATCCCCCTGATCCGCCGCCTGACCATTGAAAAAACCGCTGCCGAGTGGATCGCGGAGCTTGAGAACGCGGGCGTTCCCTGCGGTCCGGTCAACGATCTGCAGCAGGTGTTTTCCGATCCGCAGATCCTAGAACGGGGAATGCGCATCACCCTGCCGCACCCGGTCAGCGGGACGGTGGACCTGATCGGATCCCCGATCAACCTGGAAAAGACGCCCGTCACCTACGCCAAGGCACCGCCGATGCTCGGAGCCGACACGGGCGACATCTTGCAACGCCACCTCGGCTTGTCCGACGAAACATTGCATAGCCTGTCCGCCAAGGGCATTGTCGGCCTCGAAACGTCGTCAGAACACAAGGAAAAATCCGCCAAATGACCACCGGCGCAGACATCATTGCCGGCAAGCTTCACGCTGCCGGTTGCCGACACGCTTTCGGAATCCCCGGGGGAGAGGTTCTTGCCCTGATGCAATCGCTCGATCAGGCCGGCATGAATTTCATTCTGGTCAAGCACGAGAACGCGGGCGGCTTCATGGCGGAAGGCGGCTGGCATGCGGACGGCGCACCCGGTGTGCTTCTGGCAACGATCGGTCCCGGGGTGGCGAACGCGGTAAATGTGGTCGCAAACGCGTGGCAGGACCGGGTCCCGCTGATCTTCCTGACGGGATGCGTCGACCAGGGTGAAGCGGAGAGCTACACGCACCAGGTCTTTGATCATCAGCAACTGCTGCGCCCGATCGTCAAGGCAAGCTTTTCCGCCCGTCTCGGCGCGCTCGACGTGATGATGGAAAAGGCGCTGGCGATCGCGCTCGACGGCCAGCCCGGCCCGGTTCATATCGATGTGCCGATCAAGGTCGCGGAATCGGAGACGGAAGAACCGTGGTCGCGCTCCTTCCTGTCTGCTCCGGTCGCAACCAGGGCCGCGACCGGCACGGATCTGGACACCGCGATGGCGCTCTTTGCAGAAGCGGAGCGTCCGATCGCCATCGCCGGTGTTGATGCGGTCAATGAGGGCGCCTCGGCGGCGATCAGCGATTTCTGCAGGGAGTTCGGGATCCCGCTGGTTACGAGCTACAAGGGCAAGGGGCTTCTTGACGAGAACGATCCGCTGGCCCTCGGCGGCGCGGGCCTGTCGCCCAAGGCGGACGGCCATCTTCTGCCGCTGATCAATCAGAGCGACTGCATTCTTCTGCTTGGCTATGACCCGATTGAAATGCGGATCAACTGGCGCAATCCCTGGGACAGGGATGCATCGGTCATTGACGTGACCCCGGTGCTCAGAACCCACGGCATGCACAACGTTTCGGCCACCTTGCGCAGCGCTGTTGTGCCCGCGCTGGAACTGCTGGGCGCGGCACGCAAACCGGACCGGCCTTCCTGGCCCGGCGGGGAACCGGAAAAAGTTGCGGCGGAACTCGCCGAGGGCTTTGGGCCGGAGAAGGACGGCTGGGGCCCGGCAACGGCGTTCCACACCTTGCGGAAGGTAATGCCCGCCGAAACCGTTGCGACCGCGGACAGCGGTGCTCACCGGATCCTCGTCAGCCAGATCTGGCGATGCCCGCAACCGCGCCAGATGCTGCAATCCTCTGCGCTCTGCACCATGGGCTGCGCCGTGCCGCTGGCCATGGGTCACAGATTGGTTGAAGGCACGTCACCCGTGATTGCATTTGTCGGCGATGCCGGCCTTGAGATGTGTCTTGGCGAACTGTCGACCCTCAGGGATCTGAAAATCCCGGTGATCATCTGCGTTCTCGTCGACACCAGTCTTGCGCTGATCGAGTTGAAACAGCGCGGCAGTCAGAGACCGAATGTCGGTGTCGACTTCGGCGAGACGGATTTCCCTGCCGTTGCGCGCGCTTACGGCGGGCACGGCGTCTGGATCGACAACGCGGGTGATCTCAGGCAGGAGGCAACTGACGCGCTGGCACGCGACGGCTTCACCATTCTCGCCTGCCGCATCGAGCGGCGTGCCTATGACGGGGCCTTCTAAGAGCTCTTTCTCCACGCGCCGTCAAA
This region of uncultured Roseibium sp. genomic DNA includes:
- a CDS encoding CaiB/BaiF CoA-transferase family protein, translating into MSVERCCVSQSASKSGALSGLVVLDLSRILAGPTCTQVLGDLGAEVIKIERPGRGDDTRGWGPPFLKDAAGNETAESAYYLSSNRNKASVAIDLATPEGQKLIADLAVKADILVENFKVGDLKRRGLDYETLKARNPGLIYCSISGFGQTGPYAHRAGYDFLIQGMGGIMSLTGFPDDEGGTETKCGVGIADVMCGMYATVSILAALNHRHARGEGQHVDISLLDAQVSWLINQGVAYLVSGDVPGRLGNGHPTIVPYETFPAADRSFIIAVGNDTQFQKFCEVAGAPELAADPLYAKNADRVRNRKQLIPLIRRLTIEKTAAEWIAELENAGVPCGPVNDLQQVFSDPQILERGMRITLPHPVSGTVDLIGSPINLEKTPVTYAKAPPMLGADTGDILQRHLGLSDETLHSLSAKGIVGLETSSEHKEKSAK
- a CDS encoding thiamine pyrophosphate-binding protein, with product MTTGADIIAGKLHAAGCRHAFGIPGGEVLALMQSLDQAGMNFILVKHENAGGFMAEGGWHADGAPGVLLATIGPGVANAVNVVANAWQDRVPLIFLTGCVDQGEAESYTHQVFDHQQLLRPIVKASFSARLGALDVMMEKALAIALDGQPGPVHIDVPIKVAESETEEPWSRSFLSAPVATRAATGTDLDTAMALFAEAERPIAIAGVDAVNEGASAAISDFCREFGIPLVTSYKGKGLLDENDPLALGGAGLSPKADGHLLPLINQSDCILLLGYDPIEMRINWRNPWDRDASVIDVTPVLRTHGMHNVSATLRSAVVPALELLGAARKPDRPSWPGGEPEKVAAELAEGFGPEKDGWGPATAFHTLRKVMPAETVATADSGAHRILVSQIWRCPQPRQMLQSSALCTMGCAVPLAMGHRLVEGTSPVIAFVGDAGLEMCLGELSTLRDLKIPVIICVLVDTSLALIELKQRGSQRPNVGVDFGETDFPAVARAYGGHGVWIDNAGDLRQEATDALARDGFTILACRIERRAYDGAF